The segment CCACCCAGCAGGACAACGCCTCCATTTGCGTTCCCAGCGCCACCGAGTACGGCGCCATCGCCTGGGGCCACTGCTTTTCCCCCGGCACCGGGGAGAGCGGATTCATCGCCGTCCACCCCGAGAACCCGGACATCGTCTATCTGGGGGCGATAGGGAGCTCGCCGGGGGGCAACGGGGTGTTGCAGCGTTATGATCGCAAGACCGGGCAGATCCGCCTGGTGAACGTCTGGCCCGAGGAGTCGACGGGCTGGGCGCCCAAAGACCTCAAGTACCGCTTCGCCTGGACCTATCCCATCGCCATTTCACCCCACGATCCCAACGTGCTCTATGCCGGCGGAAACCTCCTTTTCCGCAGCCTCGACGGCGGCGGCAGTTGGGAAGCCATCAGTCCGGACCTGTCCCGGAACGACCCCACCAAGCTGGAGGCTTCCGGGGGGCCCGTCACCAAGGACGCCAGCGGCGCTGAAGGGTATGCCACCCTCTCCACCTTCGTGGAGTCGAAGCACGAGCCGGGCGTGTTCTGGGCAGGCACCGACGATGGACTGGTCCATCTCTCCCGAGACGGTGGCGGCAACTGGGACAACATCACTCCGCCGGAGCTTCCGGAATGGTCCTACGTGGGTTGCGTGGAGGTCTCCCCCCTGGACCCGGCCTCGGCTTATGTCTCCGCCACCCGTTACAAGCTGGACGACTACCGCCCCTACCTCTACAAGACCGAAGACTACGGCCGGAGCTGGCGCAGCGTCACCGGGGACTTTCCCCAGGACCAGATCACCCGGGTGGTGAGAGCCGACCCCGTCCGTGCGGGCCTGCTTTTCGTCGGCACCGAGACCGGGGTCTTCGTCACCTTCGACGACGGAGAACACTGGCAGCCGCTGCGGAACAATCTCCCGGTGGTGCCGGTCTACGACCTCAAGATCAAGGACTCCGACCTGGTGGCCGGCACCCACGGGCGTTCCTTCTGGATCCTGGACGACTTGACCCCCTTGCGCCGGCTGGACGCCCAGGCCGCCGGGGCCGCCGCCGGCCTGTTCCCTCCCCGTCCCACCTATCGCACCCGGCTGAACTGGAGCGTCAACATGTTCGCCGACAAGGGAAAGAACTACATGTTGGGACTGGGGGGCAACGCCTGCTACTACCAGGATGAGACCTCCGAGGGCGAAGCGGTTCGCCGCTTCCTGGACGCCGGCCAGAACCCGCCCTCGGGTGTCATCGTCTACTACCTGCTGGCCGAGGCGCCCGGCGAGCCCATCGCCTTGACCTTTCTCGACGCCGACGGCCGCGAGATCAAGACCTTCACCAGCAAGCCGGAGGAGTCGGAGCAGGACGAAGGCGCGGAGGCCTCTGCCAAGGCAGACCGTTACATCACCGCTTGTCCCGGACTGAACCGGTTCGTCTGGGACATGCACTACCCCGACGCCGAGAAAGTGGAGGAACGGGACAAAGACCAGTCCACCCTCTTCGGCACGCGCGAGAAAAGCGGGAACGGCCCCCTGGCACCTCCCGGCGCCTATGGGGTCCGTCTGACCGCGGGCGGGCGGACCTGTACCGAAAGCTTCGAGATCCTCAAGGACCCCCGGGTGGAGGCAACGCCCGAGGACTTTCAGGCACAGTTCGAGTTGTGGTGCAGAATCCGGGACAAGCTCTCGGAGACCAATGGGGCCATCAACCGCACCCGCCGCCTGCAAGAGCAACTGGCCGAGTGGACGCGGCGCTCCGGGAAGGTGAGCCAAGGTGAGCAGGAAGGGCCGAGTCCCGTCTCCGAAAAAGCCAAGACCCTGAGAGATCAACTGGATTCCATCGAAAAGGCCTTGATACAGACCAAGGACAAGACCCCCTTCGACCGGCTGCGCCACCCCAACCGCCTGAACGCCAAGCTGGGGGGCCTGGTGGCCGTGGTCGGCATTGCCGATGCCGCCCCGCCCAGGCAGGCCTACGAGGTCTTTGACGAAATCTGCGCCCAGATCGACGTTCAGATCGCCCGGCTGCGGGAACTGTGCCAAGGCGAGGCGGCCTCCTTCAACAAACTGGCCCGCGAGGCGGGATTTGCGCCGCTGGAAATCGAGTAGGACTCCTGGCGCCAGCCAGGGGGGGCAGCGAGCCGCGAATGCGGCGACTAAACCAAAAAACTTGTACCTGCTCATTATAATAGACTTAATGTGGATTGTTCTGTTTCAATCCCCTCATTGAATCCCTCTCATTGAACCGGAATCCACTGGGCTATCTTGGATGTTGGCAGACAGGTCAGCCGAGTTTCAATCCTGAGTCCGAGGCCTTCAAGCGGAATGGCACGCTGCCCGTGCTGCAATTCAGGCCTTCAATAAACCTCACCGCCTCCCCGGCAGGGGGCACACTCCCCGGCCCGCCTCGAAATTTGAGTAGGGATGAAGGGTTTCTGCAACATCCGCCTGCACCGCGCAGGTAGGCACGCTTTTGCCAACCCGGCAGGTCTGCAATTCGCCTGGGTCTCGCTCCGTCAGCCAAGCCTCGCCTACACCACCACCAGTAGGCCCCAAGCAGACTCAGGCAGTCCTAAACTATTCCCTTCCCCTAAAAAAGTTGTAATCGATCCCCGTTTCGCATGTTTATATGGGTATAGATACAAAAGTCGCATCTACCGTGTGTTAAGGAGGAGGTCAAGTCATGAGATCGCAACCGATGATCGTTTTGACGCTGATGGTGTTTATGGGGGGATCTGCAATCGCACTCGGCGGCGAAACTCCAGCAGACAGGGGCGCTGGCTGCGCCGAGTGGAATACGGTGGATTTCTTCAAACAGGCTTCGGTCGAGGAGGTCACAGCCTGCCTGGAATCAGGAGCCGATCCCAACGACAGGGATGCAAAGGGGCGTATCCCGCTGCATCTGGCCGCCGCACACACCCAACGTCCCGCCGTCATCGCTGCGCTGATCCAAGCGGGCGCAGACTTCAGATCAGTGG is part of the Acidobacteriota bacterium genome and harbors:
- a CDS encoding glycosyl hydrolase encodes the protein MSIPPYDPSFLQDLQWRCIGPPRGGRVVAVAGDPVEPMTAYFGAVAGGVWKTTDGGTYWENVSDGFLNTSSIGALAVAPSDPNVIYAGTGETTIRLDVSYGDGVYKSTDAGKTWTHLGLEETRHIGEIRVHPNDPDLVYVAALGHAFGPNPERGVYRSRDGGRNWEKVLYRSPKAGAVDLAMDANNPRLLYASIWETYRNFWSLSSGGPDSGLFKSTDGGDTWTEISDNEGLPKGIKGKIGVAVSPAQADRVWAIVESQQEGLYRSDDGGQRWQRVSDNRDLIHRPWYYCHVFADPCHADTVYVTNLKMWKSTDGGRRFEQVTTPHGDNHDLWIDPKDPRHLVQGNDGGACVSFNGGRSWSNIYNQLTAQLYRIDIDNQYPYRVYATQQDNASICVPSATEYGAIAWGHCFSPGTGESGFIAVHPENPDIVYLGAIGSSPGGNGVLQRYDRKTGQIRLVNVWPEESTGWAPKDLKYRFAWTYPIAISPHDPNVLYAGGNLLFRSLDGGGSWEAISPDLSRNDPTKLEASGGPVTKDASGAEGYATLSTFVESKHEPGVFWAGTDDGLVHLSRDGGGNWDNITPPELPEWSYVGCVEVSPLDPASAYVSATRYKLDDYRPYLYKTEDYGRSWRSVTGDFPQDQITRVVRADPVRAGLLFVGTETGVFVTFDDGEHWQPLRNNLPVVPVYDLKIKDSDLVAGTHGRSFWILDDLTPLRRLDAQAAGAAAGLFPPRPTYRTRLNWSVNMFADKGKNYMLGLGGNACYYQDETSEGEAVRRFLDAGQNPPSGVIVYYLLAEAPGEPIALTFLDADGREIKTFTSKPEESEQDEGAEASAKADRYITACPGLNRFVWDMHYPDAEKVEERDKDQSTLFGTREKSGNGPLAPPGAYGVRLTAGGRTCTESFEILKDPRVEATPEDFQAQFELWCRIRDKLSETNGAINRTRRLQEQLAEWTRRSGKVSQGEQEGPSPVSEKAKTLRDQLDSIEKALIQTKDKTPFDRLRHPNRLNAKLGGLVAVVGIADAAPPRQAYEVFDEICAQIDVQIARLRELCQGEAASFNKLAREAGFAPLEIE